The following proteins are co-located in the Bacillus pumilus genome:
- the accC gene encoding acetyl-CoA carboxylase biotin carboxylase subunit, translating to MIKKLLIANRGEIAVRIIRACKELGIETVAVFSEADRDALHVQMADEAYCIGPTASKDSYLNVTNIVSVAKLTGTDAIHPGYGFLAENADFAELCEECNVIFVGPTASAISKMGTKDVARETMKQAGVPIVPGSQGIVKDLDDAVSTAASIGYPVIIKATAGGGGKGIRVARTEEELINGVKITQQEAAQNFGNPGVYLEKFIEDFRHVEIQVLADKYGNTIHLGERDCSIQRRMQKLLEETPSPALNADIREQMGEAAVKAAEAVEYTGAGTVEFIYDYNEEKFYFMEMNTRIQVEHPVTEMVTGVDLIKEQIMVASGEKLSLTQEDVVYAGWAIECRINAENPEKNFMPSAGEIKMYLPPGGLGVRVDSAAYPGYVIPPYYDSMIAKVITYGKTREEAIAKMKRALQEFVIEGVYTTIPFHLRLLEHETFVSGNFNTKFLETYQIMK from the coding sequence ATGATTAAAAAGCTATTAATTGCAAACAGAGGAGAAATCGCAGTTAGAATCATTCGCGCTTGCAAAGAGCTAGGAATTGAAACAGTTGCGGTATTTTCTGAAGCGGATCGCGATGCGCTGCATGTTCAAATGGCTGATGAAGCATATTGCATCGGACCGACTGCTTCAAAAGATAGTTATTTAAATGTCACAAACATTGTCAGTGTAGCAAAACTAACAGGTACAGATGCCATCCATCCAGGATACGGCTTCCTTGCTGAAAATGCAGACTTCGCAGAGCTTTGCGAGGAATGTAATGTCATCTTTGTTGGACCAACGGCGTCAGCGATTTCCAAAATGGGAACGAAAGATGTCGCAAGAGAAACAATGAAGCAGGCAGGAGTTCCGATTGTCCCTGGTTCTCAAGGAATTGTAAAAGATCTTGATGATGCCGTTTCAACAGCAGCAAGTATTGGGTATCCTGTTATTATTAAAGCAACTGCAGGCGGCGGTGGTAAAGGGATCCGCGTAGCTCGTACTGAAGAAGAGCTCATTAACGGTGTCAAAATCACGCAGCAGGAAGCAGCACAAAACTTTGGTAACCCAGGCGTCTATTTGGAGAAATTCATTGAAGACTTTAGACACGTGGAAATCCAAGTGCTTGCAGACAAGTATGGGAATACGATTCACTTAGGAGAGCGTGATTGCTCAATCCAAAGAAGAATGCAAAAGCTTCTTGAAGAAACACCATCACCAGCACTGAATGCAGACATCCGTGAGCAAATGGGTGAAGCAGCTGTGAAAGCAGCAGAAGCTGTTGAATACACAGGCGCTGGAACGGTTGAGTTCATTTATGATTATAATGAAGAGAAGTTCTACTTCATGGAAATGAATACTCGCATTCAAGTAGAGCATCCTGTTACGGAAATGGTCACAGGTGTTGACTTGATCAAAGAACAAATCATGGTTGCATCAGGTGAGAAGCTTTCTCTTACCCAGGAGGATGTCGTATATGCAGGCTGGGCAATTGAATGCCGTATTAACGCAGAGAACCCAGAGAAAAACTTCATGCCGTCAGCTGGTGAAATTAAAATGTATCTTCCGCCAGGCGGTCTAGGTGTACGTGTTGATTCTGCGGCTTATCCGGGCTATGTGATTCCACCATATTACGATAGCATGATTGCAAAAGTGATCACGTATGGTAAGACGAGAGAAGAAGCGATTGCGAAAATGAAACGTGCGCTTCAAGAATTCGTCATTGAAGGAGTCTACACAACAATTCCATTCCATCTCAGATTGCTCGAGCATGAAACATTTGTGAGTGGTAATTTTAATACGAAGTTTTTAGAAACGTATCAAATCATGAAATAA
- the accB gene encoding acetyl-CoA carboxylase biotin carboxyl carrier protein, producing the protein MLKIEEIHELIKLIDESTIDEFTYENEGAKIKLKKNKEVVQQVAAQAPVAPVQAAPAQQAPKAQAPAQTEAPAQEATASENLHKITSPMVGTFYASSSPEADPYVTTGSKVKENSVVCIVEAMKLFNEIEAEVKGEIVEVLAENGQLVEFGQPLFLVKAE; encoded by the coding sequence ATGTTAAAAATCGAAGAAATTCATGAACTGATTAAATTAATTGACGAATCTACAATTGATGAATTTACGTACGAAAACGAAGGTGCAAAAATCAAACTGAAGAAAAATAAAGAAGTCGTTCAGCAAGTTGCGGCACAAGCACCAGTGGCTCCTGTCCAAGCAGCTCCAGCTCAACAAGCTCCTAAAGCACAAGCTCCAGCTCAGACCGAAGCCCCTGCACAAGAGGCAACTGCGTCTGAAAATCTGCATAAAATCACATCCCCAATGGTTGGCACATTTTATGCTTCTTCTTCACCAGAAGCAGATCCATACGTGACAACAGGTTCTAAGGTGAAGGAAAACTCAGTTGTCTGTATCGTGGAAGCGATGAAACTGTTTAATGAAATCGAAGCAGAAGTAAAAGGTGAAATCGTCGAAGTATTAGCTGAAAACGGTCAGCTCGTAGAATTCGGACAACCCCTCTTTCTAGTGAAAGCAGAGTAA
- a CDS encoding SpoIIIAH-like family protein gives MLKKQTVWLLTMLSLVVVLSVYYIMSPQGENAVTVEDMKSKGTEEKKTETEKGTNKGTEKGSGDKSTDKETNGKQEDVETSGEEGKAVSEQTDDELFTTYRLELEDKRSKQREEFNEIVSSDDATAQEKSEAYDQMTALSEAEGTERQLETLIKTKGYKDALVSAEGDKVSITVRSDKKSKSQAADIIDMVTKEIRGLDNVAVTFEPSNQ, from the coding sequence ATGTTAAAAAAACAAACGGTTTGGCTATTAACGATGCTAAGTTTAGTTGTCGTATTGAGTGTGTACTATATCATGTCGCCACAAGGTGAGAATGCAGTGACAGTAGAAGATATGAAATCAAAAGGAACTGAAGAGAAAAAGACCGAAACAGAAAAAGGGACTAACAAAGGAACAGAAAAAGGCTCAGGTGACAAGTCCACTGACAAAGAAACAAACGGCAAACAAGAGGATGTTGAAACAAGTGGTGAAGAAGGAAAGGCTGTTTCAGAGCAGACAGACGATGAACTTTTTACAACATACAGACTAGAGCTTGAAGATAAACGCAGCAAGCAGCGCGAAGAATTCAACGAAATCGTGTCAAGTGATGATGCAACAGCACAAGAAAAAAGTGAAGCCTATGATCAAATGACAGCTCTCAGTGAGGCAGAAGGAACAGAGCGTCAGCTTGAGACATTGATTAAAACGAAAGGATACAAAGATGCTCTAGTGAGTGCTGAAGGAGATAAAGTGAGCATCACGGTTCGTTCAGATAAAAAATCAAAGTCCCAAGCGGCAGATATTATTGATATGGTTACAAAAGAAATCAGAGGGCTTGATAACGTAGCTGTCACGTTTGAGCCATCCAACCAATAA
- the spoIIIAG gene encoding stage III sporulation protein AG, whose protein sequence is MNNKDWKQKLKSLFQPPEKGEGKPKLTKHHYLLLVFIIGVSFMLVSQLLSPPSNKQQAAVPASKKTSSEEQEVFKPASSGKPKDSIEDVEQEYENQLKEILETIIGVEDVSIVVNVDATSLKVFEKNKSNKSTTTEETDKEGGVRSVTDQTKEEEIVIIKNGNEETPVVVQTKKPEIRGVLVVAQGVDNVQIKKTIIEAVTRVLDVPSHRVAVAPKKIKEDSE, encoded by the coding sequence ATGAATAACAAGGACTGGAAACAAAAGCTGAAATCATTGTTCCAACCACCTGAAAAAGGTGAAGGGAAACCGAAATTAACAAAACACCATTACTTGCTGCTTGTATTCATTATCGGCGTGTCTTTCATGTTAGTCAGTCAGCTCCTGTCACCGCCATCAAACAAACAACAGGCTGCTGTTCCTGCTTCTAAAAAAACATCCTCCGAAGAACAGGAGGTATTCAAACCGGCATCCTCGGGTAAACCAAAGGACTCGATTGAGGACGTTGAGCAAGAATACGAAAATCAGCTGAAAGAAATTTTAGAGACGATCATTGGTGTTGAGGATGTATCCATTGTAGTGAATGTAGACGCGACTTCTTTAAAAGTGTTTGAAAAAAACAAATCAAATAAAAGCACAACGACCGAGGAAACAGATAAAGAAGGCGGCGTGCGAAGTGTCACGGATCAAACAAAGGAAGAAGAGATCGTCATCATCAAAAATGGCAATGAAGAAACACCTGTTGTTGTCCAAACGAAAAAACCAGAAATTCGAGGTGTCCTCGTTGTTGCTCAAGGAGTAGACAACGTTCAAATAAAGAAAACCATCATTGAAGCTGTTACACGAGTGCTTGATGTACCGAGCCATAGAGTGGCTGTTGCCCCTAAAAAAATCAAGGAGGATTCGGAATGA
- the spoIIIAF gene encoding stage III sporulation protein AF — protein sequence MSFLTEWITSIILFILFAIVIDLLLPNSSMQKYAKMVVSLLLIVVMLNPIFALFRADPDQIFSELMKGKEEAQSEEIKNQMNLEKKEIQASQRAYILKQMAVQLEKSAKEPLEKESYEMKHVEVLADEEHLDQNMEADQFRIKAVLSPLAGDAVETVAKVDIDLSRQKEESAGSSSKEIERMKKTLADIWNTSPEHIALNIEGGDAADHE from the coding sequence TTGAGTTTTCTGACAGAATGGATCACAAGTATTATCCTATTTATCTTATTTGCGATTGTGATTGATCTTTTGCTTCCCAATTCAAGCATGCAAAAGTATGCCAAAATGGTCGTCAGCTTATTGTTGATCGTCGTCATGCTTAATCCCATTTTTGCCTTATTTCGGGCGGATCCTGACCAGATTTTCTCAGAATTAATGAAAGGAAAGGAAGAAGCACAGTCAGAAGAAATAAAAAATCAGATGAATTTAGAAAAAAAAGAAATACAAGCCTCTCAGCGTGCATATATTTTAAAGCAAATGGCTGTCCAACTAGAAAAAAGCGCAAAGGAGCCACTGGAGAAGGAGAGCTATGAAATGAAACACGTAGAAGTGTTGGCAGATGAGGAGCACCTTGATCAGAACATGGAGGCAGATCAATTTCGCATCAAAGCAGTCCTTTCCCCGCTCGCAGGTGATGCTGTAGAAACGGTGGCAAAGGTGGACATTGATCTCTCCAGACAAAAGGAGGAAAGCGCTGGATCGTCATCAAAAGAGATCGAGAGGATGAAAAAGACGCTTGCTGACATATGGAATACGAGTCCTGAACACATTGCGCTGAACATCGAGGGAGGTGACGCAGCAGATCATGAATAA
- the spoIIIAE gene encoding stage III sporulation protein AE gives MKRVTAVMVLMFFFWLIAPHAGAEENVPLSSEEPVAEEVANGQADALELHSISDFWETILDEYGGFLPESQKGTVKEMIDGDKELSPQTWLKAFVHYLFHEVIANGKLLGTLILLTIFCSLLQLLQNAFEQSTVSKVAYALVYMVLIIIALNSFHVAISYATEAIQTMTSFILALIPLLLALIASSGGLVSAGFFHPVILFLMNTSGVFIQYVVLPLIFLSAILSIVSTLTEQYKVTQLAQLLRNVAIGGLAVFLTVFLGVISVQGASAAITDGIALRTAKFITGNFIPVLGRMFTDATDTVISASVLLKNTVGLVGVAILISIAAFPAIKVLSLALIYKLAAAILQPLGGGPIISCLDVISKSVLYIFAALAVVSLMFFLSITVIITAGNLTMMMK, from the coding sequence ATGAAACGAGTGACAGCTGTTATGGTACTTATGTTTTTCTTTTGGCTGATCGCTCCGCATGCAGGTGCAGAAGAAAATGTGCCTTTATCAAGTGAAGAACCAGTAGCAGAAGAAGTAGCGAATGGACAGGCTGATGCATTAGAGCTTCATTCCATTAGTGACTTTTGGGAAACCATATTGGACGAGTATGGCGGCTTTCTGCCAGAAAGCCAAAAAGGTACAGTGAAGGAAATGATTGATGGCGATAAAGAACTGTCTCCACAAACGTGGCTGAAAGCATTTGTTCATTATCTTTTTCATGAGGTTATTGCAAACGGAAAGCTCCTTGGAACACTGATTTTACTCACCATCTTTTGTTCGCTGTTGCAGCTTTTACAAAATGCTTTTGAGCAAAGCACCGTCAGTAAAGTCGCATATGCTCTCGTTTATATGGTGCTCATCATTATTGCACTCAACAGCTTTCATGTAGCGATTTCCTATGCAACAGAAGCCATTCAAACGATGACCAGTTTTATTCTTGCTCTTATTCCTCTTTTATTAGCACTCATTGCTTCATCAGGCGGGCTTGTCTCGGCCGGTTTCTTTCATCCCGTTATTTTATTTTTGATGAACACGAGCGGCGTTTTTATTCAGTATGTCGTCCTTCCGCTTATCTTTTTATCAGCGATATTGAGCATTGTCAGTACGCTGACCGAACAATACAAGGTCACTCAGCTTGCCCAGCTGTTAAGAAATGTAGCAATTGGCGGACTAGCCGTTTTTTTAACCGTTTTTCTCGGCGTCATTTCCGTGCAAGGTGCATCTGCTGCCATTACTGATGGCATCGCTCTTCGTACAGCCAAATTTATCACCGGAAATTTCATCCCTGTGCTTGGCAGAATGTTTACAGATGCGACGGATACAGTCATCAGCGCCTCTGTTTTGCTCAAAAATACGGTCGGCCTTGTAGGAGTCGCCATTTTGATTTCCATTGCAGCATTTCCGGCGATTAAGGTTCTGTCGCTTGCCCTTATATATAAACTTGCTGCTGCCATTCTTCAGCCTCTAGGGGGCGGACCGATCATTAGCTGTCTTGATGTCATTTCAAAAAGTGTTCTTTATATATTTGCCGCACTTGCTGTTGTGTCGCTCATGTTCTTTTTAAGCATTACCGTCATCATTACTGCTGGTAATCTGACCATGATGATGAAGTAA
- the spoIIIAD gene encoding stage III sporulation protein AD translates to MGEGLQIEIIQIVGLGLIATFLALIVKEQKPTFAFMLVVFTGCVIFLYLIDQIYAIISMIERIAASAGVNMKYVETILKIIGIAYIAEFGAQLTKDAGQGAIASKIELGGKILILVMAVPILTVIIETILGMIPSMT, encoded by the coding sequence ATAGGGGAGGGCTTACAAATCGAAATCATACAAATTGTTGGACTTGGTTTAATCGCTACTTTCTTAGCATTAATCGTCAAAGAACAAAAGCCAACCTTCGCCTTTATGCTTGTTGTGTTTACAGGGTGTGTGATTTTTCTTTATTTAATTGATCAAATCTATGCCATTATCTCAATGATTGAAAGAATTGCGGCAAGTGCCGGCGTCAATATGAAGTATGTTGAAACCATTTTAAAGATTATTGGCATTGCTTATATTGCGGAATTCGGCGCCCAGCTCACGAAGGATGCTGGACAAGGCGCCATTGCATCGAAAATAGAGCTTGGCGGTAAAATCCTCATCTTGGTCATGGCAGTCCCGATTTTAACAGTCATCATTGAGACCATCTTAGGCATGATTCCGTCTATGACTTAA
- the spoIIIAC gene encoding stage III sporulation protein AC — MGVDVNVIFQIAGVGIVVAFLHTILDQMGKKEYAQWVTLLGFIYILFMVATIVDDLFKKIKAVFLFQG, encoded by the coding sequence ATGGGCGTTGATGTAAACGTCATTTTTCAAATTGCGGGAGTAGGCATCGTCGTGGCCTTTCTTCATACGATTTTAGATCAAATGGGGAAAAAAGAGTATGCTCAGTGGGTGACGCTGCTTGGGTTTATCTACATTTTGTTTATGGTGGCAACCATTGTGGATGATTTGTTTAAGAAGATTAAAGCCGTATTTCTATTTCAAGGATAG
- the spoIIIAB gene encoding stage III sporulation protein SpoIIIAB yields MLKLIGAIFIVAATTWGGFEFAKRYSDRPKQIRQLRFALQSLEAEILYGQTPLARAAEQIASQVGPPVNRLFEHFAEKLKVGTFSARHAWNESLEDVWKKTVLKKGEYEALKHFGETLGQHDVTAQQKYIKLALGHLESEEKEAEIAQAKNEKMVRSLGFLSGLLLILLLM; encoded by the coding sequence ATGTTAAAGCTCATTGGCGCTATTTTCATTGTCGCAGCCACGACATGGGGAGGATTTGAGTTTGCTAAACGGTACAGCGACCGGCCTAAGCAAATTCGGCAGCTCCGGTTTGCTCTCCAGTCTCTTGAAGCTGAAATCTTGTATGGTCAAACTCCTCTAGCGCGGGCAGCAGAGCAAATTGCGTCGCAAGTAGGCCCCCCAGTGAATCGGTTATTTGAACATTTTGCAGAAAAGCTCAAAGTCGGGACTTTTTCTGCACGGCATGCATGGAATGAAAGTTTGGAGGATGTTTGGAAAAAGACCGTTTTGAAAAAAGGCGAATATGAGGCGCTGAAGCACTTTGGAGAAACACTTGGTCAGCATGATGTCACTGCTCAGCAAAAGTATATCAAGCTAGCTTTAGGCCATTTGGAATCAGAGGAGAAGGAAGCTGAAATCGCCCAAGCGAAAAATGAGAAAATGGTCAGAAGCCTCGGATTTTTAAGCGGATTACTACTGATTCTTTTATTGATGTGA